A single genomic interval of Brevundimonas diminuta harbors:
- a CDS encoding Dps family protein — MVTAKEKRLAPLKTPTSLSEEATQSISAALTGLLADTFALYIKTKNFHWHVSGPHFRDYHLMLDEQSAEILAMTDPMAERARKIGGTTLRSIGQIAKESRIADNDADYVDPLDMLAELRDDNGELIGRMREVHDLCDEHNDVATASLLENWIDESEKRVWFLFESGRRGNG; from the coding sequence ATGGTTACCGCCAAAGAAAAGCGCCTGGCGCCCCTGAAGACGCCGACGAGCCTGTCGGAGGAGGCGACCCAGAGCATTTCCGCCGCTCTGACCGGCCTGCTGGCCGATACGTTCGCTCTCTACATCAAGACAAAGAATTTCCACTGGCACGTCTCGGGTCCGCACTTCCGGGACTACCATCTGATGCTGGACGAGCAGTCGGCGGAAATCCTGGCCATGACCGATCCGATGGCCGAGCGGGCGCGCAAGATCGGCGGGACCACCCTGCGCTCCATCGGTCAGATCGCCAAGGAATCACGCATCGCCGATAACGACGCCGACTATGTCGATCCTCTCGATATGCTGGCGGAGCTTCGCGACGACAACGGTGAACTGATCGGCCGGATGCGCGAGGTGCATGACCTTTGCGACGAGCATAACGACGTCGCGACCGCCAGCCTGCTCGAGAACTGGATCGACGAGAGCGAGAAACGCGTCTGGTTCCTGTTCGAATCGGGTCGTCGCGGTAACGGCTGA
- a CDS encoding spike base protein, RCAP_Rcc01079 family produces MPYDPKKDPYAGQFAKLNTPAGRAINITPANADLPEYVKAVRCNGAGNLVFLPAKNEDGQTITLAVLAGETVPVLTRRVLPASTASGIVGFLD; encoded by the coding sequence ATGCCTTATGATCCCAAGAAAGACCCCTACGCGGGGCAGTTCGCCAAGCTCAACACGCCCGCTGGACGCGCCATCAACATCACCCCGGCCAACGCCGATCTGCCCGAGTATGTTAAGGCGGTGCGCTGCAATGGCGCGGGCAACCTCGTCTTTCTTCCTGCGAAGAATGAAGACGGTCAGACCATCACCCTCGCGGTGCTGGCCGGGGAGACTGTCCCAGTCCTGACACGCCGTGTTCTACCCGCATCGACCGCCAGCGGGATCGTCGGTTTTCTAGACTGA